The Achromobacter pestifer genome includes a region encoding these proteins:
- a CDS encoding glutathione S-transferase, producing MKLIGSLTSPYVRKVRIVMAEKKLDYRLELENVWSADTQIQTYNPLGKVPCLVMEDGGALFDSRVIVEYVDTLSPVARLIPQPGRDRAAVKCWEAIADGLLDACVTIVKENQRPEVQRSPEWIERQYSKIHASLDAMNKSLGDNAHCMGINYSLADIAVGCALGYLDLRFASLDWRANHQNLARLYDKLSQRQSFIDTAPQQ from the coding sequence ATGAAACTGATCGGCTCGCTTACCAGTCCTTACGTGCGCAAAGTGCGTATCGTCATGGCCGAGAAAAAGCTGGACTACCGGCTTGAACTCGAAAACGTCTGGTCCGCCGACACGCAGATCCAAACGTACAACCCGCTGGGCAAGGTGCCCTGCCTGGTCATGGAAGATGGCGGCGCCCTCTTCGATTCGCGCGTCATCGTCGAATACGTCGACACCCTGTCTCCGGTCGCCCGCCTGATTCCTCAGCCGGGGCGCGACCGCGCGGCCGTCAAATGCTGGGAAGCCATCGCCGATGGCCTCCTGGACGCCTGCGTGACCATCGTCAAGGAAAACCAGCGTCCCGAGGTTCAGCGCAGCCCCGAATGGATCGAGCGCCAGTACTCCAAGATCCACGCCAGCCTCGACGCGATGAACAAGAGCCTGGGCGACAACGCCCACTGCATGGGCATCAACTACAGCCTGGCCGACATCGCCGTCGGCTGCGCGCTGGGCTATCTGGACCTGCGCTTCGCCTCGCTCGACTGGCGCGCCAACCACCAGAACCTGGCCCGGTTGTACGACAAGCTGTCGCAGCGCCAGTCGTTCATCGACACGGCCCCCCAGCAGTAG
- a CDS encoding sulfite exporter TauE/SafE family protein, translating into MDVTMVICLLVLGGVVGFAAGLLGIGGGMLLVPFLTMLFAWKGMPADLVVHAAIATSMTSILFTSISSVRAHQQRGTIKWNIVWAMAPGIIIGGLLSGGAVFAALSTLWLSLFFALFVGYSGWSMLQNKKPKPSRQMPGVVGTSAAGAGIGFLSGLVGAGGGFLSVPFMVWCNVALHNAVSTSAALGFPIALANSVGYVVSGLNSGESRPGMLGYIYWPALIALVCTSVLTAPLGARMAHRLPVQTLKRVFACLLFALAAYMLFKAWQTFNG; encoded by the coding sequence GTGGATGTAACGATGGTGATTTGCCTGCTGGTGCTGGGCGGCGTGGTGGGTTTCGCCGCTGGCCTGCTGGGCATAGGCGGGGGCATGCTGCTGGTGCCTTTCCTGACGATGTTGTTTGCATGGAAGGGCATGCCCGCCGACCTGGTGGTGCACGCTGCCATCGCCACGTCGATGACCTCGATCCTGTTCACTTCCATTTCCAGCGTGCGGGCGCACCAGCAGCGCGGCACGATCAAATGGAACATCGTCTGGGCGATGGCGCCAGGCATCATCATCGGCGGCCTGCTGTCTGGCGGCGCGGTCTTCGCCGCGCTCAGCACGCTGTGGCTGTCGCTGTTCTTCGCGCTGTTCGTCGGCTATTCCGGCTGGAGCATGCTGCAGAACAAGAAGCCCAAGCCCAGCCGCCAGATGCCTGGCGTGGTGGGCACCAGCGCGGCCGGGGCGGGTATCGGCTTCCTGTCCGGCCTGGTGGGCGCGGGCGGCGGCTTCCTGTCGGTGCCTTTCATGGTCTGGTGCAACGTGGCGCTGCACAACGCGGTGTCGACCTCGGCGGCGCTGGGCTTTCCCATCGCGCTGGCCAATAGCGTGGGCTATGTGGTGTCGGGCTTGAACTCGGGCGAATCGCGCCCCGGCATGCTGGGCTACATCTACTGGCCGGCCTTGATTGCATTGGTGTGCACCAGCGTGCTGACGGCGCCCTTGGGTGCGCGCATGGCGCACCGCCTGCCGGTGCAGACGCTCAAGCGCGTGTTCGCCTGCCTGCTGTTCGCGCTGGCCGCGTACATGCTGTTCAAGGCCTGGCAGACGTTCAACGGCTGA
- the mnmA gene encoding tRNA 2-thiouridine(34) synthase MnmA, translated as MSQKLTKKGRVVVGMSGGVDSSVTAWLLKQQGYEVVGLFMKNWEDDDDSEYCSTRQDLLDAASVADLVGVEFEFVNFAAEYKDRVFAEFLREYSAGRTPNPDVLCNAEIKFKAFLDHAMALGAEHIATGHYARVREVPAEGGGTQFQLLKALDASKDQSYFLHRLNQAQLSRTLFPLGEIHKTEVRRIAHEIGLHNAAKKDSTGICFIGERPFREFLNRYLPTEPGPIMTPEGQKVGRHEGLSFYTLGQRKGLGVGGVKGRQREDGTAEAWYVARKDLERNVLYVVQGHDHPWLLSGELRAQDASWVAGHAPALGAYGAKTRYRQADAACRLDGAADGAFSLSFTDPQWAVTPGQSAVLYDGEVCLGGGIIL; from the coding sequence ATGAGTCAAAAACTTACCAAGAAGGGCCGCGTTGTCGTCGGCATGTCCGGCGGGGTCGATTCTTCGGTCACCGCCTGGCTGCTCAAGCAGCAAGGCTACGAGGTCGTCGGCCTGTTCATGAAGAACTGGGAAGACGATGACGATTCCGAATACTGTTCCACCCGCCAGGACTTGCTGGACGCCGCCAGCGTCGCGGACTTGGTCGGCGTTGAGTTCGAATTCGTCAATTTCGCCGCCGAATACAAGGATCGCGTGTTCGCGGAGTTCCTGCGCGAGTACTCCGCGGGCCGCACGCCCAACCCGGACGTGCTGTGCAACGCCGAGATCAAGTTCAAGGCTTTCCTGGACCATGCCATGGCGCTGGGCGCCGAGCACATCGCCACCGGTCATTACGCGCGCGTGCGCGAAGTGCCGGCCGAGGGCGGCGGCACGCAGTTCCAGCTGCTCAAGGCCTTGGACGCATCCAAGGATCAGAGCTACTTCCTGCATCGCCTGAACCAGGCGCAGTTGTCGCGCACCCTGTTCCCGCTGGGCGAAATCCACAAGACCGAGGTGCGGCGCATCGCGCACGAGATCGGGCTGCACAATGCCGCCAAGAAGGATTCCACCGGCATCTGCTTCATCGGCGAACGGCCGTTCCGCGAATTCCTGAACCGCTATCTGCCGACCGAGCCCGGCCCGATCATGACGCCGGAAGGGCAGAAGGTCGGTCGCCATGAGGGGCTGTCGTTCTACACGCTGGGCCAGCGCAAGGGGCTGGGCGTGGGCGGGGTCAAGGGGCGCCAGCGCGAGGACGGCACGGCCGAAGCCTGGTACGTGGCGCGCAAGGACCTGGAGCGCAATGTGCTTTATGTGGTGCAAGGGCACGACCACCCCTGGCTGCTGTCGGGCGAACTGCGGGCGCAGGACGCCAGCTGGGTCGCGGGCCATGCGCCAGCCCTGGGCGCCTATGGCGCCAAGACGCGCTACCGGCAGGCCGATGCCGCCTGCCGTCTGGACGGCGCTGCCGACGGCGCCTTCAGCCTGAGCTTTACGGATCCGCAGTGGGCGGTAACGCCCGGACAGTCCGCCGTGCTTTACGATGGCGAGGTTTGCCTGGGCGGCGGCATCATCCTGTAA